The Lachnospiraceae bacterium KM106-2 nucleotide sequence GTCTTTACAACACAAGAAACCGCTAAGAAACTATTGCTCTCTTAACGGTTCCATCTCATTTTATATTCTCTTTTAACCATTCTTTGAATACAGTTAACTGTTCTTCTGTATGAAAATAATGTTCTCCATTCTCAAGTGTTCTAAGCTTACACTGATATCTCTCTGAGAAACTTTTAACTCGATCCCATTCACTTAGCTCATCCTTCTTACCATATAGAATACTTGTTTTCGTATTCCACTTTTTGATCGGATGCTCTTTTACATAGCAAAAATAGTCCCAGTAAAGTTTCTGCCCAATTGGTGTATTGATCGTTTCTTCTTGCTCCAACTGCTCTATGGTTACTCCAAAAGCACTCATCATATTATGTATAACCCGCTCCATATCTACAACCGGTGATAAGAATAATGCCAGCTGCAATTCCTCCTTTGAATAAGCGAGTATACTAAAATACGCTCCCATACTACAACTAAAAAGAGAAATTTTCTTCCAGTGTTCCTTTGCAAATGACATCATTACCTTTAGCTCACTAACGCAAATATCAACTTTACATAATGTATCTGTTCCTGCTCTTTCTCCATGCTCCGGTAAATCGAAGCTGAGGACCTGATACCCCTCAAACTCTGCTTCCTCTGCTAAAAGCTGAATCACAGCATCTTCCTTATGCGACATATTTCCATGCACAGCAAGAAATACTTTATCGCTTTTCTCACCCCAGACAATTGCTGGTATGTTCTGAATATACAACTTTTCTTTTCTCATATTTACACCGCCCCTGCTTTTATTATTTAAAAAGACCCACTCCAGTTAATAACCGGAAATGAGTCTTTTCTTTTAAGTCTATTTTATTATGCTTCTTCGTTCATATTAGCTAATTTTGCAGCTTGATCCGCTGCGATTAAGCTATCTACAACTTCTTCAATATCACCATCCATGATTGCATCAAGACGGTGTAATGTTAATTTAATTCTATGATCCGTTACACGACCTTGTGGGAAGTTGTAAGTACGGATCTTCTCAGAACGGTCACCAGTACCAACCTGGCTTCTTCTTGCTTCTGCTTCTGCACTCTTAGCTTTTTCTAATTCCAAATCATAAAGTCTTGTTCTAAGTACTTTTAATGCTTTGTCCTTATTCTTAAGCTGAGATTTTTCATCCTGACAAGAGATAACGATACCTGTTGGAATATGTGTTAAACGAACTGCGGAATCGGTTGTATTTACACACTGACCACCATTACCTGATGCACGGAATACATCAAACTTACAGTCGTTCATATCGATCTCAACATCAACTTCTTCTGCTTCTGGCATAATTGCTACTGTTGCAGTAGAAGTATGGATACGTCCGCCAGATTCAGTTACTGGGATACGTTGAACACGGTGAACACCACTCTCATATTTTAATTTAGAGTAAGCACCAGTACCATTGATCATGAATACAACTTCCTTGAATCCACCGATACCATTTTCGTTAACACTCATCATATCTACTTTCCAACGATTACGTTCTGCATATCTACTATACATACGATATAATTGAGAAGCGAATAAAGCGGCTTCATCACCACCAGCACCTGCACGGATTTCGACAACTACGTTTTTATCATCATTAGGGTCCTTTGGAATTAAAAGAACTTTCATTTTTTGTTCTAATTCTTCTACACGTTGCTTACAATCGTTTAACTCTTCTTTTGCAAGTTCACGCATTTCTTCATCTGTTTCTTCTTCGATCATTGCAAGACTATCTTCGATTCCTTGCTTTGTATCTTTGTATTCTGTATATGCTTCAACAAGTGGTGTTAAATCTGTCTGTTCTTTCATTAATTGACGAAATTTTACCTGATCATTTACAACACTTGGTTCATTTAATTCATTAATAACATCTTGATATCTCATTACGATATCTTCTAACTTATCAAACATCTCAAATCCTCCATCTATTACGCCTGAAGCTTTCCATAGACCACTCGGTCTAGGCCAGCCAGATCCTTAAAAACTTTCACATTCGTAAATTTCTTTTGTTCCAATAGTTGAATCAAATCTTCTCCTTGATCATACCCTATCTCCATAAAGATTTCACCACAAGGCTTTAAATATTGCTCTGCCTGATCCACAATCTTTCTGTAGAAATAAAGTCCATCTTCCATTCCATCTAAAGCTAGCATCGGCTCATGATCCTTCACTTCCGGCATAAGTTCCTCTATATCTTTCGTTGGAATATAAGGAGGATTCGATACGATCACATCAAATTTACCTTCAACCTTTTCAAATAAGTCACTCTGAATGAGGGTAACATTTACCTCTTGATTCGCTACATTGCGTTTTGCTACTTCCAGTGCTTTCTCTGAAATATCAACAGCAGTTGCACTCTTTATGTGGCATAACTTAGCAAGACTTATAATAATGCAACCAGATCCAGTACATAGATCTAATATGTCCTTACCATCTGCTCTTGACATGACATGCTCCACTAAGACTTCCGTATCCTGCCTCGGTACAAGCACATTTTCATTAACGAAAAAATCAAGTCCCATAAACTCTGTTTTTCCTATAATATGCTGTAGCGGAATTCTAGCAGCACGCTTTTGAATTCCTGCCTGATAATTCTGCACTTCATCCTCAGTAAGCTCTCTGCCAGGATTCACATAATAGGATGCTCTTGTAACTCCTGTTACATGCTCAAGAAGATACCATGCATCCAAGTCAGCTTCCTCGATCTTAGCAGCTCTTAACTCTTGTCTGCCAAATGCATATATTGTTTCTAAGGTTTTCATATCATTGCCTCATCATTATTATTACTTGTTACATTTATATTATTTACATTATTTTGGCTTTTAAATTCTTTATCCAAATAAGCTTTCCAGTCAAAAACAGCTTCTACTGATGCGATTGCCACTTCGATCATAGAATCGTCTGGCTCTCTAGTTGTTAATGCCTGCATCATAAGACCAGGTTTACTAATAATCTGTACTAATTTCGACTCACTTTTTCCGGCTAATCGAATAACTTCATAAGATACACCCGCAATAACAGGTACTAATAACAATCGAACTACTGTCTTAACCCATAGATTATCTACTTGAATAAAAATAAAGAAAACACTACTGATAATAATTACAAACAGTAAAAAACTCGTACCACAGCGTTTATGTTCTCTTGAATGCTTTCTTACATTTTCCACGGTAAGTTCATAACCATGTTCAATGCAATTAATTGTCTTATGTTCTGCCCCATGATACATAAATACTCGTTGTATATCTTTCATCTGTGAAATTGCTAAAATATATATCACAAAGATCGTTAATCGAATAATTCCTTCTAATACTGCCAAAATTGTATTTGAGTGTATTCTTGTCTTTAACAGATTAGATAACCATAAAGGAAGTAAGATAAAAATTGCTACCGACAATACAATGGATAATGCCACTGTTAATGACATAATAATATTCTCCATTGTCTTATTTTGCTTTTTCTTCTCCTTTGGTTCCTCTTCTTCAAAGAAACTTGCGGAATATGTTAAGGTTGATGTACCAATCACTAATGAATCCACAAACGCAAAGATTCCTCTTATAATTGGTAAGCGAAGTAACTTGTACTTCTCACTAATACTGTGATATTCCTTTTTTTGAATCTCTATTTCATTGTCAGGCTTACGAACTGCAACTGCATATTCGTCTTTGTTTTTCATCATAACGCCTTCGATTACAGCCTGACCACCAATTCCTGATGGTTCCATACAACTCACCACTTTCCACTTCATTCTATGGTACTATCATATCAAACTCTATCTTAAATTTCATCTTTTATTTTTGTCATTTTCTAAATCTCGATAAAGAACAAAGAGTTTGGCCTGCCAAACTCTCCGCGCCGAACGCGATCACAAAGTGATAATCTCATTTCGCGTGAGTGCGCATCTTGGCTTTCTTCATTTGGGAAAGCCTTTTTAGTTTATAGGGGCGTTCGTTGAACTTCCCTATAAACCAAAAAAAGAGGTTGAGATAACATAACCTCAACCTCAATATCCTATATTAATCTTGTTTAATACCGTACTTACGGTTGAACTTATCAATAGCACCGCGAGCTGCTGCAGCTTTTTGTTGACCAGTATAGAATGAATGACATTTAGAACAAATTTCTACGTGTATTTCTTCCTTAGTTGATCCAGTTACAAATTCATTACCACAGTTGCAAGTTACCTTAGCTTGATAATAATTAGGATGGATACCTTCTCTCATGATTTTCACCTCTTTACAAAAGTCTTCATATAAAAGTTGACTAAGTCAATCTTATTTATCTAATAAACAGCTTTCTCATTATAACACAGCTTTGTTTTTATTGCAAGTCCTATTTCGTATTAATTCGTCAATCGAGTTTTTTTCACAATTTCAGCAAATTCATTGTTATTTTTTGTCTTCATGAACAGATCGATAATACGCTCTAATGCCTCATCAGACTTCACTCCATTGAGAGCTTTACGCATAATATAACTTGCTTCCGACTCTGTTTTTGATAACAACAGATCATCTCTTCTTGTACTTGATTTCGGTAAATCAATAGCTGGGAAAATTCTCTTTTCTGATAAGCTTCGATCCAATACTAATTCCATGTTACCAGTACCCTTAAATTCTTCAAATACAACATCATCCATTCTGCTGCCAGTATCAACTAACGCAGTTGCAAGAATCGTAAGACTTCCGCCTTCTCTCATATTTCTTGCTGCACCAAAGAATTTCTTCGGCATGTGTAATGCTGCTGGATCAAGACCACCTGATAACGTACGTCCACTTGCTTGAACCGTAAGATTATACGCTCTTGCAAGTCTCGTAATACTATCTAGGAGAATAATAACATCTTTCTTGTGCTCTACAAGACGTTTTGCTCTTTCAAGTACCATCTCAGAAACACGTTTATGATTTTCTGGAAGTTCATCAAATGTAGAGTAGATTACTTCTACATGATTGCCTTCAATTGACTCCTTAATATCCGTAACTTCTTCTGGACGTTCATCAATTAATAAAATGATCAGATACATCTCCGGATGATTCTGTGTAATTGATTTTGCTACCTGTTTTAATAAGGTAGTTTTACCGGTCTTAGGCTGAGATACGATCATACCTCTTTGTCCCTTTCCGATCGGTGCAATTAAATCCATCATTCTCATTGCGATCGGCTGTGCTCCACACTCCAGACGGATCTTATGGTTCGGGAATATTGGTGTCAAATCTTCAAACTTCTTACGTCTGCATGCTTCAATTGGAGGCAGACTATTTACTGATTTTACATATAGTAATGCACAGAATTTCTCATTCTGACTTTTAACACGAATATTTCCTTCTACGATATCACCAGTCTTTAAATTAAATCTACGAATTTGTGCCGGTGATACATAAACATCATTCTCGCCAGGAAGATAATTGTCACATCGAATAAAACCATATCCATCCGGTAATACCTCAAGAATTCCTCGCTTAACGACGCCACTGTCTAACTGTTCAAATTCAGCCTGCTTTTTTAACTTAGTCTCATCTTTTACTCTATCATTATTATGCGCAGTTTCGTTGTTTTCCCTCATATGATTTTGATTATTCTCTCTATTTTGATTATTATGATTATTTTCCTTATTAATATATTCTTTTTTAGGTTGTTCTTCTTTTTTGCTATGTCCTTCATCATATTTCATAAGAGCTTCAATTAATTCATGTTTCCTCAACGTGGAGACACTCTTCATACCTCGCTCTTTCGCAAGTTCTTTCAAACTAGCCAATGACATAGACTCATACTGATTATTCATTAACCTTAACTCCTTTTTATTCAATTGAACACAATAATTCATGGATTTTAACAGATTTTCTAGATAATAATTTTGATATGTTGCCATTGCGCCCTACATGATAGTCGCGACAGGTAATAGAACATGTAATATTAGATTACTATGTATATTCTGCTATTAGCTACAAATTTAAGTTACTCAAACTCTCTTTATATTATACACCTGCCACTTTATAAAAGAAAGTATTTTCTTGATTTACTTTTTTCTTAGTGTTATCATACAGTTAGATTATAAAATACACTTATATATCTTGTACACTAGTATAGATATCTTAATAAGTACTGTATCGACAATACGAAAGGAAGAATGGGTGATATTATATGACGAATGCAGAAAAAGCACTTGAACTTCATAAAAAATGGAACGGTAAACTTGAAACCTCTCCAAAATGTAAAGTAGCTTCCCGAGAAGATCTCGCGATTGCATACACACCTGGTGTTGCAGAACCTTGCAAAGCAATTGCAGCTGATCAAGAAGCTGTCTATCAATATACCATTAAGTCCAATACAGTTGCTGTTGTTTCGGATGGTAGTGCCGTTCTCGGATTAGGTAACATCGGTCCACATGCAGCTATGCCTGTAATGGAAGGAAAAGCTGTCTTATTCAAAGAGTTTGGTGGCGTAAATGCCTTTCCTATCTGTCTAGATACACAAGATACGGAAGAGATTATTAAAACAGTAGTAAATATTGCTCCCGCATTTGGCGGAATTAATCTCGAAGATATTAGTGCACCACGTTGTTTCGAAATCGAAGAACGTTTAAAACAATTGTTAGATATTCCTGTCTTTCATGATGATCAACATGGAACTGCTATCGTAGTTCTGGCAGGTATCATTAATGCTTTAAAAGTCGTTGGTAAAACAAAAGAACAATGTCATGTAGTCGTAAATGGCGCTGGTTCTGCCGGAGTTGCTATTACCAGACTATTACTAAGCTATGGTTTTCCAGATATCATTATGTGCGATAAATCAGGTATTTTATCCAAAGATAGTAAAGATCTTAACTGGATGCAACAAGAAATGATGAATGTAACAAACCTATCTAACAAGAAAGGTAGTTTAGCTGATGCTTTTGTCGGTGCGGATATATTTGTCGGCGTAAGCGCTCCAAACATTGTTACAAAAGAGATGGTCGCTTCCATGAATCAGGATTCCATTCTTTTTGCTATGGCTAATCCTGTGCCTGAAATTATGCCTGATGTTGCAAAAGCCGCTGGCGCTAAAATCGTGGGTACCGGTCGCTCTGATTTCCCAAATCAAGTAAACAATGTAGTTGCTTTTCCTGGTATCTTTAAAGGTGCTTTAGAGGGACGAGCTACTCAGATCACAGAGGAAATGAAGTTAGCTGCTGCCATTGCTATTGCTGGACTTGTAGACGAAAAGGACTTAACAGCAGACAATATCATGCCACAGCCTTTTGATCCACGAGTAGCAGATATCGTTGCCAATGAAGTCAAATCTCATATCAGAAAGTAAAGAGGATTAATTTGAATCAGAAAGTTATGTGGGATGACAAACCTTATTATTCCCTAAATTCATACTTAAAAGAAGAATATGGTCAAAAATTGTATAAGCTCTCATTAGATGGTGGAATGACTTGTCCTAATCGAGATGGCAAGATCGGCCACGGAGGCTGTATCTTCTGCAGTTCCGGTGGATCTGGAGATTTTGCTGCAAGCCGAACTTTATCAATTACTGATCAGATTGAACAAGCTAAAGACAAAGTGAAACATAAAGTCAAATCAGGTACTCAGTATATTGCTTATTTTCAAGCATTTACAAACACTTATGCTCCTGTAGAATATTTAGAGAAGATTTTTTTAGAAGCCATCATGCATCCTGATGTAGCCATTTTATCCATTGCTACCAGACCAGATTGCCTTGGTAACGATATTCTTGCTTTATTGGAACGCCTTAATAAGATCAAACCGGTATGGGTGGAGCTGGGATTACAGACCATTCATGAACAAAGTGCTTCTTTCATTCGAAGGGGATATCCTCTCTCAGTATTTAAGGAAGCAGTATCTGCATTAAATAAGTGCCAAATTGACATTATTGTTCATCTTATTGTTGGTCTTCCTTTTGAATCAGAAGAAGACTTGTTAGAATCCGTTAGGTATGTATGTAATCTTCCGATTCAAGGAATAAAACTACAATTATTACACATATTAAAAAATACAGATTTATCCAAATATATTGATAAGTTTCATATTCTTGAGATGGATGAATATATTGACTGGATTATCGACTGTGTAGAACATATACCAAAACATATTGTCATCCATCGGATTACTGGCGATGGACCAAAGAATTTACTTATTGCTCCAACTTGGAGTTCTAACAAAAAACTAGTTTTAAATACGATGCATAAGACAATGAAAGAACGAAACACGTGGCAAGGTAAATTAGTGAAGGAGGTTTAGAGTTCATGCAATCAGATGCACTTACACTATATAAGCTAATCATTCTATATATACTTAATAAAGTTGATTTTCCTCTTACTAATGCTCAATTATGTGACTTTATTCTTGAAAAAGAGTATACCACTTATTTTAATATTCAACAGGCAATCTCAGAACTCCATGATTCTGAGTTAGTTACATCAAAAACCGTACGAAATAGTTCTTACTATCGAATTACAGATGCTGGCGAAGAAACTCTTGAGTTCTTCGAAAATAAAATCTCAGATGCTATTAAAGCTGATATTATGGACTATCTTCGTAAAAATAAATATTCTCTTCGTGATGAAGTTTCTAATTTAGCTGATTACTATGAAGAAAAGAAAAACGAATATATTGTTCGCTGTCAAGTAAAAGAACAAGGAAGCTCTATTATCGACTTAAGTCTAATTGTACCAACAGAAGATGCTGCCATTTCTATCTGTAACAATTGGAAAAAGAAAAGTCAGAATGTTTACTCCTACTTAATGAAAACTTTATTAGAAAGCGAATAAAAGAACCTCTCATAATTGAGAGGTTCTTTTTTTAACTAATAAAACTATCTGCTTGATGTTTCATACCATTTACAATTCTGCTTGCTTGATCCATACTATCTTGAACAGAATCAAAACCTGTTGCTAGATCTGTCGTATTTGACGCGACATTACTAATACCAGAAGCACTTTCTTGAACAGCCATTGATATCTCTTGGAAACAGCTTACCATAGTATTCATCATATCATCTAGATGGGATGCATGATCTGCTAGATTCTGTATCTTCACATCGATATATTCTGCATCTTCGTTATAATGACGTCCTGTATCTACTAAGGTATCATAATCCGTTAAGACAACATCATAAATATAGTGCAAGATCTTCTGTGCACTTTGAATTAGTTCAGCAACAGCTTCATTAACACTGCCACTGATATCTTGAATATTATTAGCTGTCATTCTGCTGCTATCCGCAAGTTGTCTTATCTCTTCAGCGACTACAGCAAAACCTTTTCCAGCTTCTCCTGCCCTTGCTGCCTCAATGGATGCATTTAATGCTAATAGATTAGTCTGACTTGAGATTTCTAAAATCTGTTCTGTTAACTCATTGATCTTTTCTACCTGTCTACTTTTTTCGATAGACACTTCCAAGGTATTACCGATCTGACCTACCATCTGATTTGTCTTCTCTTTACTTTCAATACCTGATTTCTGTAGCTTATTAGCACGTTCATGCATTGAGGCTACATAATCTAATGTATTCTTGGAATAATCTTTAATATTGACCACTTCTTCATTAATGGTTCCTACTTGATCGGTAACTTGAGTCACCTCTGCATTTACCTCTTCCATTGATGCGGATAATTGCTCCATGGTAGAAGAAATACCATATGTACTATCATTGGCATTCTTAACTTGTACGTTTACATTTCCAACCGACTCCGCTAACTTCTCAGAGTTTTGAATCATTTGTCCGATCACTCCCTGAAGAGTTTCCATAAATAGATTAATTCCGTTTACTAGTTGTCCAATCTCATCCTTTGACTTAATCTTTACTCTAGCTGTCAGATCCCCCTGTTTTTCGTCAATTCCACGAATGATTCGATCCAATTGCTGCTTTGCACTTCTTGCTGGTTTAATAATAGTAAGATTGATAAATATATATGCAAACAAAATAATAACAAGGACTAAGACAATACATATCGCATTTATATAACTACTTCTGTTAATTGCATCATAAAGGGAAGCTTTATATTTTGTAATGACCGCATCATTTGTCTTTTGCACTTGGACGATCAATTTATCAAGGGTTGTCCCCCTCTGGTAAATATCATTCCAGAAGAGGCTTTCCCCAGCTTTTTTATTATCGTTCTTACAATACTCCAATGCTTGATCACAATCAGCAAGATACTGAGTCATTCTCGTCTCAATATTTGTAATACCGGTCTTTTGTGTCTTATCTGATTGATCCATATTTTTCTTATAGTGTGCAATTGTTGCTAATATATTTTCCTTATTACCTTCAATGCTTTCTTCTAGTTTAGCTAGGGATAAATCGGTATCTGACAGAAAATACTTTGCAACATTATATTTTAGCTCATTAAAATCCCCTATCAAGTTCGATACATCATTTAAAAGCACAACTTGCTTATCAACCAATACATTTGTATCTTTTTTAATAGTATTAATATTTCCATATGTGATAATAACGCTTGTCATTGTTACACATGCCAAGACTAAAATAATTGAAATTATTTTTCCACTTAATCTTTTCATACGATTTACTCCCTACCCGCCCCATTTAGGCATTTATCTTACTGTAACTTTTACTGTCTTTTTCTTATTGTTAAATGTTTTTACGGTAATAACAGCGGTTCCTTTTTTCTTAGCTGTTACTTTACCTTTAGAACTTACGGTAGCAACTTTCTTATTTGAGGATGAGAAAGTAAGTTTCTTACTTGCTGTCTTTCCAGTAAACTTTGCTTTAATTGTAAAAGTTTTCTTTACTTTTAATGTCTTTTTCTTTACATTAAGAACAATATTTGATGCTTTTGGTGCTCGTTTTACTGTAACAGTACAAACTGCTTTTTTTCCACCCTTTGCTACTACAGTAATCTTAGCTGTTCCAACACCTTTAGCTGTAATCTTTCCAGTCTTGCTAACTGTTGCTACAGATTTTTTACTTGTTTGATAAGAAATGCTATCTGTATTCTTTTTAGGATTTACTGTTACTTTTAATTGATGAGTCTCACCTTTACCAAGAGTAACTTTATTGGCATTTAACTTAATAGAAGTAATTTTGATACTCTGTTGTGGTGTAGGCGTTGGTGCCTGTGGTGTAGGCGTTGGTGCCTGTGGTGTCTCTTGTGAAGGTGTCTGTGGTACATCTTGAGATGGTGCCTGTGGCACATCTTGGGATGGTGTCTGTGGTACATCTTGAGATGGTGTCTGTGGCACATCTTGAGATGGTTTTTGCTCTGTACCTTCTGACGGTAATTGTGTTTCCTCTTTTACAGGAGTTTTCACTGTCACCTTGCAAATTGTTGTTAAACCATTTGATGTTGATGCCGTAATCTCTGCAGTTCCTTCTTTTAATGCAACGATATCGCCTGTTGTTTTATCTACTGTTACAACTGATTCATCTGAAGATTGGAATGTATACGTATCTGTTGTATAAGCAGGTTCTATACTAGCAACTAATTTTGCAGTTGCATTAGGTTCTAATGTTAATTCTTTTTGATTCAAAGATATACTTGTTGCTGGAATCGCATAACTTTCTAAACAATAAAGTTCTGCATCATCAATCGCATACCATGAACCACTATCTGCACCAAATTCAGCTCCAACTGTTACAGTAGAAACTTCTTTCACATCAACTGTAAGTTCTGGTTCTGCCCAGTCATTATAAGTACTAGATGCTTCCGTATCTAGTGTATATGTTTCTGTTCCCTCTTTATTTGTAACAGTTACATAAAGTTTATTTTTCTGATTAGCAAGATTTGTTCCCATATATTTAATGGCAAATTTATAATTTCCTGGCATTAATTCTCCAACATTCTGCTCTAATTTAAATTCCTGGCGAGCATCATGCCATGCAGAGATAATGTAATCCCCATTAATTGCATCAGATGATTGTTTAACAATTTTAGCACCTGATCCATAGCCATTTAACTTCTCAATTGTCCAGCTATCATCAGCGCCATTTTCAAAACTAGGATTTTTTAATAAATTATCCCCCTGAATTACTACCGTACAAATAACATCCTTCACATCAGAGTTCTCTTCATTAATGATACCTGACACTTTATAAGTTCCAGGAGATTTTGTGTGTAATGCTTCAACTTGTGCTTCATCCCAAGTTACATCAGCAGTACCTTTTGTCTCATCGTTAAACTCTACTTCCACTTGTTCTGGAAGACTCATTTTATCACCCAACTTAAAAGAAACACTTGGGCTAACAGCTTTGTATATTTTTTGTGGTGCAGTTGCGCCAGTTCTAATATAGTTATAGATATTTACGACATCTAATGCTTTTCCGCTAAAATCAAAGAAAGCTTGATTATCAACAGCACTACCGCCATACCATCTACCTGCATCATCTGGATCATATTCGGAAGCATAGCTAGAAGCCCATCCTGAACCGAATTCTTCCCATAACTCTTTATTTGCTTTATTACCATCTACATCCGTTGTATCTTCACCTACTGGAACCCATGCTGCTTCCCAATAGAATACACCAATCCCCTTATCCCCTACATTCTTAACCGCTTGAACAACGTCTCTTACAGAATTAGCCTGACCTTGCTCTGTAGTAGGATACTCAAGTCCTGGATCTACTTTAATTGTATTTTCATGGCCATCACCATCTTCTAATGTATTCGCATAAGAAGTTTCAGCTACCATTACTTTCTTTCCATATGTGTCAGC carries:
- a CDS encoding putative galactosidase, which codes for MMKRVLGIILSLIMLVSVLPGQTISLAAEAADGAVEASIHVNKVEGLSSEFITGVDISSVISLEQSGVEYSNQKGEKESIYKILNDGGVNYIRIRVWNDPYDSNKNGYGGGNNDLDKAIEIGKKATDAGMKVLVDFHYSDFWADPGKQKAPKAWADITDIAEKCTKVTEYTKDSLQKMIDAGVDIGMVQVGNETNGGICGETKDANVCKVMNAGAKAIREISSTNGTNILVALHFTNPEKGIPMNRSAVLDANGVDYDVFATSYYPYWHGTLENLTKQLKYVADTYGKKVMVAETSYANTLEDGDGHENTIKVDPGLEYPTTEQGQANSVRDVVQAVKNVGDKGIGVFYWEAAWVPVGEDTTDVDGNKANKELWEEFGSGWASSYASEYDPDDAGRWYGGSAVDNQAFFDFSGKALDVVNIYNYIRTGATAPQKIYKAVSPSVSFKLGDKMSLPEQVEVEFNDETKGTADVTWDEAQVEALHTKSPGTYKVSGIINEENSDVKDVICTVVIQGDNLLKNPSFENGADDSWTIEKLNGYGSGAKIVKQSSDAINGDYIISAWHDARQEFKLEQNVGELMPGNYKFAIKYMGTNLANQKNKLYVTVTNKEGTETYTLDTEASSTYNDWAEPELTVDVKEVSTVTVGAEFGADSGSWYAIDDAELYCLESYAIPATSISLNQKELTLEPNATAKLVASIEPAYTTDTYTFQSSDESVVTVDKTTGDIVALKEGTAEITASTSNGLTTICKVTVKTPVKEETQLPSEGTEQKPSQDVPQTPSQDVPQTPSQDVPQAPSQDVPQTPSQETPQAPTPTPQAPTPTPQQSIKITSIKLNANKVTLGKGETHQLKVTVNPKKNTDSISYQTSKKSVATVSKTGKITAKGVGTAKITVVAKGGKKAVCTVTVKRAPKASNIVLNVKKKTLKVKKTFTIKAKFTGKTASKKLTFSSSNKKVATVSSKGKVTAKKKGTAVITVKTFNNKKKTVKVTVR